Proteins encoded together in one Triticum dicoccoides isolate Atlit2015 ecotype Zavitan chromosome 7B, WEW_v2.0, whole genome shotgun sequence window:
- the LOC119338944 gene encoding uncharacterized protein LOC119338944, whose amino-acid sequence MAAIATHVHHPPAALSRCGPPSNPFLRFAPSPSVFLRSRAAATPPLAHIGARGKDDDPISYPEPRNSSLGLSPLLVAVAAAATPQAALALSGGSCGGCDDSSSSSSSSSSSSSSSSCDDSTTDSIDWSSTSFSSKPKKEGAEATHESVGTPAAPPFGLSSDQWFWGTFALGSAGVVALFVALQKLLGEKTAVVKFQVALRDTAMVKSLQKDLNSIAEKVEGSNRWWYKFILTETMFSLRRHQHCCISSCLSVVTTNMEGSWKEHFDRISAEERSKFDEETLSNSDGVKQKKTYSMKTDGSRNEYIVVTILVAANGTINLPVAIKSPADLEAVVARLNSMPASELRGVRVMWTPQDADDVLSEERMRKDYPYLKPLA is encoded by the exons ATGGCGGCGATCGCCACCCATGTGCACCATCCACCGGCAGCCCTCTCACGCTGCGGGCCGCCGTCCAACCCCTTCCTCCGCTTCGCCCCCTCGCCGTCCGTGTTCCTCCGGTCCCGCGCCGCGGCGACGCCTCCGCTGGCCCACATCGGCGCGCGCGGCAAGGATGACGACCCCATCTCCTACCCGGAGCCCCGTAACAGCTCTCTCGGTCTCTCCCCCCTGCTCGTCGCCGTGGCAGCGGCGGCGACCCCGCAGGCCGCGCTGGCCCTGTCCGGCGGCTCCTGCGGCGGGTGTGACGACTCCTCCagttcgtcgtcctcctcctcttcctcttcctcgtcctcgtcctGCGATGACTCCACTACCGACTCCATAGATTGGTCATCCACGTCCTTCTCCTCTAAGCCGAAGAAGGAGGGGGCCGAGGCGACTCACGAGTCAGTCGGCACGCCGGCGGCTCCTCCGTTTGGCTTGAGCTCTGACCAGTGGTTCTGGGGCACCTTCGCCTTGGGATCCGCCGGCGTCGTTGCCTTATTCGTCGCCTTGCAGAAACTGCTGGGCGAGAAGACCGCCGTTGTTAAGTTCCAG GTTGCGCTGCGTGATACGGCGATGGTAAAATCACTCCAAAAGGATCTGAATTCCATTGCTGAGAAGGTGGAGGGTTCGAACCGATGGTGGTACAAGTTCATATTGACCG AGACCATGTTTTCCTTACGCCGTCACCAGCATTGCTGCATCTCTTCATGCTTATCA GTTGTCACGACAAACATGGAGGGTTCTTGGAAGGAGCATTTTGACAGGATTTCTGCGGAGGAGAGGAGCAAATTTGATGAAGAAACACTTTCAAACTCGGACGGGGTCAAACAAAAGAAAACCTACTCTATGAAAACAGATGGCAGCAGAAACGAGTACATAGTG GTAACCATTCTCGTTGCTGCTAATGGAACAATAAACCTCCCCGTGGCTATCAAAAGCCCTGCAGATCTGGAAGCAGTAGTGGCAAGGCTTAACTCTATGCCTGCAAGTGAACTAAGG GGTGTTCGAGTCATGTGGACCCCTCAAGATGCGGATGACGTTCTCTCGGAAGAGAGGATGCGGAAGGATTACCCATACCTGAAGCCCCTTGCGTGA